A DNA window from Trichosurus vulpecula isolate mTriVul1 chromosome 2, mTriVul1.pri, whole genome shotgun sequence contains the following coding sequences:
- the LOC118840319 gene encoding olfactory receptor 52K2-like codes for MSFSNRTNLHPSTFILIGIPGLENAHIWISIPFCLGYMLALLGNFALLFIIKTDPSLHEPMYLFLCMLAVADLIVCTTAIPKLLSLFWFKDREIPFEACLTQIFLIHSCSTMESGFFLAMAFDRYVAICKPLRHSAILTHTVIGSLGLAIVFRGAVLLSPHPFLLRWLPYCKTNVISHTYCEFMALIKLACAETRISRAYSLIVAFITGGLDFILIICSYILILHTVFQLPSKNARLKTLGTCGSHVCVILVSYTPAFFSFFTHRFGHHVAPHVHIFVANIYLLIPPMVNPIIYGVRTKRIWERIHKFFSPQKA; via the coding sequence atgtcattctcTAACAGGACCAATCTTCATCCCTCCACttttattctcattggaattcCAGGGCTAGAGAATGCCCACATTTGGATTTCCATCCCCTTCTGCCTGGGGTACATGTTGGCTCTACTGGGAAACTTTGCCCTGCTGTTCATCATTAAGACTGACCCTAGCCTTCATGAGCCCATGTACCTCTTTCTTTGCATGTTGGCTGTGGCAGACCTGATTGTGTGCACCACTGCTATACCCAAACTTCTCAGCCTCTTCTGGTTCAAAGACagggaaattccatttgaagCTTGCCTGACACAAATATTTTTGATCCACTCCTGCTCCACAATGGAAtctggtttctttctggctatggCCTTTGACCGCTATGTGGCCATATGCAAACCCCTTAGACACTCAGCAATCTTGACCCACACAGTCATTGGGAGCTTAGGGTTGGCTATTGTTTTCCGTGGAGCTGTGTTACTCAGTCCTCACCCCTTTCTACTCAGATGGCTTCCTTACTGCAAGACTAATGTCATTTCTCATACCTACTGTGAGTTCATGGCCTTGATCAAACTGGCCTGTGCTGAAACCAGAATAAGTAGAGCTTATAGCCTAATTGTTGCATTCATTACTGGAGGACTGGATTTTATATTAATCATCTGTTCCTACATTCTTATTCTCCACACTGTCTTCCAGCTCCCTTCTAAGAATGCACGTCTCAAGACCCTGGGAACCTGTGGATCTCATGTCTGTGTAATTTTAGTTTCTTACACCCCAGCCTTCTTCTCATTTTTCACACATAGATTTGGACATCATGTTGCCCCTCATGTCCATATTTTTGTGGCTAACATCTACTTACTGATCCCACCTATGGTAAATCCTATCATCTATGGGGTGAGAACAAAGAGAATCTGGGAGAGAATCCACAAATTCTTTAGTCCCCAAAAGGCCTGA